The Pongo abelii isolate AG06213 chromosome 21, NHGRI_mPonAbe1-v2.0_pri, whole genome shotgun sequence genome has a window encoding:
- the AP5S1 gene encoding AP-5 complex subunit sigma-1 isoform X1 has product MVHAFLMHTLRAPNTEDTGLCRVLYSCVFGAEKSPDDPRPHGAERDRLLRKEQILAVARQVESMCRLQQQASGRPPMDLQPQSSDEQVPLHEAPRGAFRLAAENPFQEPRTVVWLGVLSLGFALVLDAHENLLLAEGTLRLLARLLLDHLRLLAPGTNLLLRADRIEGILTRFLPHGQLLFLNDQFVQGLEKEFSAAWPR; this is encoded by the exons ATGGTCCACGCCTTCCTCATGCACACCTTGAGGGCCCCAAATACTGAGGACACGGGCCTTTGCCGAGTGCTCTACTCCTGCGTCTTCGGTGCTGAGAAGTCACCTGATGACCCACGGCCGCATGGTGCCGAGAGGGACAGGCTTCTCCGGAAGGAACAGATTTTAGCTGTGGCCAG GCAGGTGGAGTCAATGTGCCGGCTGCAGCAGCAGGCATCCGGCCGGCCCCCCATGGACCTGCAGCCGCAGTCCTCAGATGAGCAAGTGCCGCTGCACGAGGCCCCACGTGGGGCTTTCCGCCTGGCAGCAGAGAACCCTTTCCAGGAGCCACGGACGGTGGTGTGGCTGGGCGTGCTCTCATTAGGCTTTGCCCTGGTGCTGGATGCCCACGAGAACTTGCTACTGGCTGAGGGCACGCTCCGGCTGCTGGCACGCCTCCTCCTTGACCACCTCCGGCTGCTGGCGCCCGGCACCAACCTCCTGCTGCGGGCTGACCGCATTGAGGGCATCCTCACCCGCTTCCTGCCACATGGTCAGCTGCTTTTCCTCAACGACCAGTTTGTCCAAGGCCTGGAGAAGGAATTCAGTGCTGCTTGGCCCCGCTGA
- the AP5S1 gene encoding AP-5 complex subunit sigma-1 isoform X2, which translates to MVHAFLMHTLRAPNTEDTGLCRVLYSCVFGAEKSPDDPRPHGAERDRLLRKEQILAVARQVESMCRLQQQASGRPPMDLQPQSSDEQVPLHEAPRGAFRLAAENPFQEPRTVVWLGVLSLGFALVLDAHENLLLAEGTLRLLARLLLDHLRLLAPGTNLLLRADRIEGILTRFLPHGGVFLCCPGWSAVAQSRLTASCTS; encoded by the exons ATGGTCCACGCCTTCCTCATGCACACCTTGAGGGCCCCAAATACTGAGGACACGGGCCTTTGCCGAGTGCTCTACTCCTGCGTCTTCGGTGCTGAGAAGTCACCTGATGACCCACGGCCGCATGGTGCCGAGAGGGACAGGCTTCTCCGGAAGGAACAGATTTTAGCTGTGGCCAG GCAGGTGGAGTCAATGTGCCGGCTGCAGCAGCAGGCATCCGGCCGGCCCCCCATGGACCTGCAGCCGCAGTCCTCAGATGAGCAAGTGCCGCTGCACGAGGCCCCACGTGGGGCTTTCCGCCTGGCAGCAGAGAACCCTTTCCAGGAGCCACGGACGGTGGTGTGGCTGGGCGTGCTCTCATTAGGCTTTGCCCTGGTGCTGGATGCCCACGAGAACTTGCTACTGGCTGAGGGCACGCTCCGGCTGCTGGCACGCCTCCTCCTTGACCACCTCCGGCTGCTGGCGCCCGGCACCAACCTCCTGCTGCGGGCTGACCGCATTGAGGGCATCCTCACCCGCTTCCTGCCACATG gcggagtctttctctgttgcccaggctggagtgcagtggcacaatctcggctcactgcaagctgcacctcttag